Proteins encoded within one genomic window of Chthonomonas sp.:
- a CDS encoding SLBB domain-containing protein, with protein MRWLVLCLALMVSAIGLAAPNAPVLPEARAKIGDVLAVKVIGHPEFSGQFPVLSDGSISGTGFGRVLAHRKTLKEIQQSVKSGLQGRLKTPYVDVAFFTQRPDVVYILSIGGNLPGTTTAIPAGMGSNQTVGGVVPLMPFATLRMVLAGIPLPLAPDQLQVSVSRQQQIVFRSSADTALDPGREEAAFSIEADDVITIGVKPYVRVWVLGRVSRPGSHILLEGSDVYQAVAEAGGVGALNNEDYTTVIRRGPDSKLVPNVQTVGMLAPVLMNGDIISVELKPVNHIRVMGEVRDSDEYAFIGSTTLEAVIAKAGGTTDAGTLRNILVLREGQAYRIDISALASGGKPSSFEMQDKDVVVVQRNERTVSVHGSVQSSGVFFLKDGVNYRATDVIAMAGGVREGGSLRRVYLARAQKDGKIAISEFNLDEYLKSGKQDANPVIQADDVVLVGNSKSLLLDDLNRLLSPLILLDALLKRR; from the coding sequence ATGCGGTGGCTCGTCCTCTGTCTCGCTCTCATGGTTTCTGCGATCGGATTGGCTGCGCCCAATGCGCCCGTTCTGCCCGAAGCACGGGCCAAAATTGGGGATGTCCTAGCGGTCAAGGTGATCGGCCATCCAGAGTTTTCGGGCCAGTTTCCAGTGCTCAGCGATGGCAGCATCTCGGGGACAGGTTTTGGCCGGGTGCTCGCGCACCGCAAGACGCTCAAGGAGATCCAACAGTCAGTCAAGTCCGGGCTCCAGGGCCGTCTGAAGACCCCCTACGTCGATGTCGCTTTCTTCACCCAGCGCCCCGATGTCGTCTACATCCTGAGCATCGGCGGAAACCTCCCAGGCACCACCACCGCGATTCCGGCGGGAATGGGCAGCAACCAGACCGTGGGCGGCGTCGTCCCGCTCATGCCGTTCGCCACTCTGCGCATGGTGCTGGCAGGCATCCCGCTCCCACTCGCGCCAGACCAGCTACAGGTCTCCGTCAGCCGCCAGCAGCAGATCGTCTTTCGTTCTTCCGCCGACACGGCGCTCGATCCCGGCCGCGAGGAGGCCGCATTCTCCATCGAAGCCGACGATGTCATCACCATTGGCGTCAAGCCGTACGTCCGCGTTTGGGTCCTCGGCCGAGTTTCGCGCCCCGGCAGCCACATCTTGCTCGAAGGCTCGGATGTGTATCAAGCCGTTGCCGAAGCGGGCGGGGTCGGTGCGCTCAATAACGAGGACTATACGACCGTGATCCGACGCGGCCCGGACTCAAAGCTCGTTCCGAATGTCCAAACCGTCGGCATGCTCGCGCCAGTGCTCATGAACGGCGACATCATCTCGGTGGAGCTCAAGCCCGTCAACCATATCCGCGTAATGGGCGAAGTCCGCGACTCCGACGAGTACGCATTCATTGGAAGCACCACATTGGAGGCGGTCATCGCCAAGGCGGGTGGTACGACGGATGCGGGAACGCTGCGCAACATCCTCGTCCTGCGTGAGGGACAAGCGTATCGCATCGACATCTCTGCACTGGCCTCAGGAGGCAAGCCCTCCAGCTTTGAGATGCAGGACAAAGATGTGGTGGTCGTCCAGCGCAACGAGCGGACGGTTAGCGTCCACGGTAGCGTGCAGTCTAGCGGCGTCTTCTTCCTCAAGGACGGCGTCAACTACCGCGCGACCGACGTCATTGCGATGGCGGGCGGTGTCCGCGAGGGCGGATCGCTTCGGCGCGTCTATCTTGCCCGAGCGCAAAAGGACGGAAAGATTGCCATCAGCGAGTTCAACCTCGACGAGTATCTGAAGAGCGGCAAGCAAGACGCGAACCCCGTGATCCAAGCGGACGATGTGGTGCTCGTGGGTAACAGCAAGAGTTTGCTGCTCGACGACCTGAACCGTTTGCTCTCGCCACTGATCCTCCTCGATGCGCTGCTGAAACGGCGGTAA
- a CDS encoding phosphopentomutase: protein MAKRAIVIVLDGCGAGAAPDAAAFNDHENPSTLHHVWDACGGLHTPVLNSLGWFAAAGVPTEHAITRAGYGRLRPVSMGKDSVTGHWEMMGIETKVAFPTYPEGFPIALVKRFEQAIGAQTLGNKPSSGTVILDELGALHMELGCPILYTSADSVFQLAAHEEIVPLAKLYEWCEIARELCQTPDNVQRVIARPFVGDPKGGFKRTQNRKDYPAVPPPNWVDKIGDVFGVGVVPELFGGRGFRSVRRTQSNVEHAAMLKEAMASDAKFIFANFEDFDMLYGHRNDPIGFGKCLEEFDLILADVLKGLRPDDVLILTADHGNDPTDASTDHSREFVPWVVVQGTETGNLGDRDGMQHVGEAVARHLGVR from the coding sequence ATGGCGAAGCGGGCGATAGTCATCGTGTTGGACGGATGTGGTGCGGGCGCGGCCCCCGACGCAGCCGCGTTTAACGACCACGAGAATCCGTCCACGTTGCACCACGTCTGGGATGCGTGCGGCGGTTTGCACACCCCGGTCTTGAACTCGCTCGGATGGTTTGCGGCGGCGGGTGTGCCGACGGAACACGCGATCACTCGCGCGGGCTACGGCCGATTGCGACCGGTCTCCATGGGGAAGGACTCGGTGACGGGCCACTGGGAGATGATGGGCATCGAGACCAAAGTCGCCTTTCCCACGTACCCCGAAGGGTTCCCGATCGCGCTCGTGAAGCGGTTCGAACAAGCCATCGGCGCGCAGACGCTGGGGAACAAGCCGTCCTCCGGTACGGTCATCTTGGACGAGTTAGGTGCATTGCACATGGAGTTGGGTTGCCCAATCCTCTACACGAGTGCCGACTCGGTTTTTCAGCTCGCTGCCCACGAGGAGATCGTGCCCCTGGCCAAGCTCTACGAGTGGTGCGAAATCGCGCGCGAACTGTGCCAGACCCCAGACAACGTGCAGCGAGTCATCGCGCGCCCGTTCGTGGGGGACCCCAAGGGTGGATTCAAGCGAACGCAGAACCGGAAAGACTATCCTGCCGTGCCGCCACCGAACTGGGTGGACAAGATCGGTGATGTCTTCGGGGTAGGCGTGGTGCCGGAGCTGTTCGGGGGTCGCGGATTCCGGTCGGTGCGGCGCACGCAGTCGAATGTCGAGCACGCGGCGATGTTGAAGGAAGCGATGGCGAGCGACGCGAAGTTCATCTTTGCCAACTTCGAAGACTTCGACATGCTGTATGGCCACCGAAACGACCCGATTGGGTTTGGGAAGTGCCTGGAGGAGTTCGATCTGATCCTGGCGGATGTGCTCAAGGGGCTGCGGCCGGACGATGTGCTGATCTTAACCGCTGACCACGGTAACGACCCGACCGACGCGTCGACGGATCACTCGCGGGAGTTTGTGCCTTGGGTAGTGGTTCAAGGCACCGAGACCGGGAACCTGGGAGACCGAGACGGGATGCAGCACGTCGGGGAAGCGGTCGCGCGGCACTTAGGCGTGCGGTAG
- a CDS encoding sensor domain-containing diguanylate cyclase, whose amino-acid sequence MSEAQPLHKLISLLGEMGIRAESDGLKSSADGYPFTLELPSGEQVTLDLDTPPLVSKLDPSEIGVAVVDAMGYTVRSWGFATQLDTLRPDISAFETDLALLIQAATRGTPGIMYLDGVRYYASGYEFEKSFDVVVIVTNASEEQDARQHASRSSKSAEALRRVGKALTMNQNLSPLCSAAVQEIASSTELAAVLLWVHQPESDGYELVGSVGANREGTHALQTLRIDAECSCLAELVGGSRRTFTLNSVYENMMTAHLEAKFCYLPPGGLMTIPLVSGDRLIGMLELIARKGDTEFLEFSDLYETIAEHLALALNSAILFDSIEKLASKDPLTGVANHRCMQEFLDRRVNESSRTQADLGVIMIDVDHFRALNEEEGHDTGDMVLRRIVDVLRECIRPYDMAARYGGEEFTIIMPGGGEQTTLAVAERIRQRIEAMEIVTLSGHVRHVTVSSGVAIFPKTSRDAAGLLRAADKALYQAKRNGRNRVVLFEGALDEPRVTSTVDLDRILSWLTPRERAEALARAERAHPLVHHLVTTLGLSKGQEAILSALIIFAPHYRETLVVCDAERLEEFRRAAELRVLLPTLTTLTESYDGSGPLKLSGPRIPMLTRVLQVIEAILDRPAELWNTEGQYDPQILQIASDMPDAA is encoded by the coding sequence GTGTCTGAGGCACAACCACTACACAAGCTGATCTCGCTCCTGGGTGAAATGGGGATCCGCGCAGAATCGGACGGCCTGAAATCTTCGGCCGACGGTTACCCATTCACGCTTGAGCTTCCGAGCGGTGAGCAAGTCACGCTGGATCTCGACACGCCGCCTCTCGTTTCCAAGCTGGACCCGTCCGAGATTGGGGTCGCGGTGGTGGACGCAATGGGGTACACGGTGCGGAGTTGGGGATTTGCCACTCAGCTCGATACGTTGCGCCCCGACATCAGCGCATTCGAGACCGATCTCGCGCTGCTGATCCAGGCGGCGACGCGGGGCACGCCCGGCATCATGTACCTGGACGGAGTGCGCTACTACGCCAGCGGGTACGAGTTTGAAAAGTCGTTTGACGTCGTAGTGATCGTCACGAACGCGAGCGAGGAGCAGGACGCTCGGCAGCACGCTTCGCGGAGCTCGAAATCGGCGGAGGCACTTCGACGCGTGGGCAAGGCGCTCACGATGAATCAGAATTTGAGCCCTCTGTGCTCTGCCGCTGTGCAGGAGATTGCGAGCAGCACGGAGCTTGCGGCGGTCCTGTTGTGGGTGCACCAACCGGAATCCGACGGATACGAACTCGTCGGAAGTGTCGGAGCCAACCGCGAGGGGACACACGCTTTGCAGACCTTACGGATCGATGCCGAGTGCAGTTGTCTCGCGGAGCTGGTCGGCGGCTCGCGCCGGACTTTCACGCTGAATAGCGTCTACGAGAACATGATGACGGCGCACTTGGAGGCGAAGTTCTGCTACCTGCCACCGGGTGGCCTCATGACCATCCCACTCGTGAGCGGCGACCGGCTCATTGGCATGCTCGAACTCATCGCCCGGAAGGGTGACACTGAGTTTCTTGAATTTAGCGACCTGTACGAAACCATCGCCGAGCACCTCGCACTCGCACTGAATTCGGCAATCCTGTTTGACTCTATCGAGAAGCTCGCCTCAAAGGACCCGCTTACCGGAGTGGCGAACCACCGGTGCATGCAGGAGTTCTTGGACCGGCGCGTGAACGAATCTTCACGAACTCAGGCGGACCTCGGCGTGATCATGATCGACGTCGATCACTTCCGGGCGCTCAATGAAGAAGAGGGGCATGACACTGGCGACATGGTTTTGCGGCGAATCGTGGACGTGTTGCGCGAGTGCATTCGCCCGTACGACATGGCGGCCCGGTACGGTGGTGAGGAGTTTACGATCATCATGCCCGGCGGCGGTGAGCAGACGACCTTGGCGGTCGCAGAACGGATCCGCCAGCGCATCGAGGCGATGGAGATCGTCACGCTTTCTGGCCACGTCCGGCACGTGACCGTGAGTTCTGGTGTTGCGATTTTCCCGAAGACGAGCCGCGATGCGGCGGGTCTGCTTCGCGCGGCCGACAAGGCGCTCTACCAAGCCAAGCGAAATGGTCGGAATCGAGTGGTCCTGTTTGAAGGTGCGCTCGACGAACCGCGCGTGACATCGACCGTCGATCTGGATCGGATCCTTTCGTGGCTGACTCCGCGTGAGCGCGCCGAAGCGCTCGCCCGAGCGGAGCGTGCACATCCGCTTGTGCATCATCTTGTGACCACGCTGGGGTTGAGCAAGGGTCAAGAGGCGATCTTGAGCGCGCTGATCATCTTTGCGCCGCACTACCGGGAGACGCTGGTGGTCTGTGATGCCGAGCGACTGGAGGAGTTTCGCCGCGCGGCTGAGCTGCGAGTGCTGCTGCCGACACTGACCACACTGACGGAGTCGTACGATGGCTCCGGTCCGCTCAAACTGTCCGGGCCGCGTATTCCGATGCTGACTCGCGTCTTGCAGGTCATCGAAGCGATTTTGGATCGCCCGGCAGAGCTGTGGAACACCGAAGGGCAATACGATCCCCAGATTCTCCAGATCGCTTCGGACATGCCCGACGCCGCCTAG
- a CDS encoding tRNA-dihydrouridine synthase family protein — MLDANRPALILAPMEGVTDAPMREFMGELGAFSYCVSEFIRVSGTALDAKAFLRHVPELSTGARTGSGLPVQVQILGGDPDRMARSAMAAVEAGATAIDVNFGCPAKTVNRNDGGASLLRHPERIQEIVARIRAAVPKAIPVSAKLRLGWKSIDDVHENARRAVLGGASWITLHARTRMQGYTPPVFWPHVGEVRCAVPVPVVANGDIWSPDDFRRCQAETGCIHFMIGRGALANPALPGQIAAELGLALKPSAPDWLGCFERFVTISRAQGLEHEKHLVMRLKQWMKLAHHHGDFPAFDRLKLAATVEEILDRLDRGTSDCRPDPQTRVAAP, encoded by the coding sequence ATGCTCGACGCCAATCGGCCCGCATTGATCCTCGCACCCATGGAGGGCGTCACCGACGCTCCCATGCGCGAGTTCATGGGCGAGCTCGGCGCGTTCAGCTACTGTGTCTCCGAGTTCATCCGCGTGAGTGGCACGGCCCTCGATGCCAAGGCGTTCCTACGCCACGTCCCCGAACTCAGCACAGGCGCACGAACCGGTTCGGGGCTGCCTGTCCAAGTCCAGATTCTGGGCGGTGATCCCGATCGGATGGCTCGGTCGGCCATGGCTGCCGTGGAAGCCGGTGCGACCGCCATCGATGTCAACTTCGGATGCCCCGCCAAAACCGTGAACCGCAACGACGGCGGCGCGAGCCTCCTGCGCCACCCCGAGCGCATTCAGGAGATCGTCGCCCGCATCCGCGCTGCAGTCCCCAAGGCCATCCCCGTCTCGGCCAAACTCCGGCTCGGCTGGAAGTCCATTGACGACGTCCACGAGAATGCGCGGCGTGCGGTCTTGGGCGGGGCAAGCTGGATCACCCTGCACGCGCGGACGCGCATGCAGGGTTACACGCCGCCGGTCTTTTGGCCGCACGTCGGCGAAGTCCGTTGCGCCGTGCCCGTCCCCGTGGTCGCCAATGGCGACATCTGGAGCCCCGACGATTTCCGTCGTTGCCAAGCAGAGACTGGGTGCATCCACTTCATGATCGGCCGCGGAGCACTCGCCAACCCTGCTCTACCCGGCCAAATTGCGGCGGAACTTGGGCTCGCACTCAAGCCCTCTGCCCCCGATTGGCTCGGTTGCTTCGAGCGCTTCGTCACGATCTCGCGCGCTCAAGGGCTCGAGCATGAGAAGCACCTCGTGATGCGGCTCAAGCAATGGATGAAGCTCGCCCACCATCACGGCGACTTCCCCGCTTTCGACCGGCTGAAGCTCGCGGCCACCGTCGAAGAGATCCTCGACCGCCTCGACCGCGGAACTAGCGATTGCCGACCCGATCCACAAACTCGAGTAGCGGCCCCGTGA
- a CDS encoding HAD family phosphatase produces MSRPCAVLFDCDGTLVDTEQVCNSGLTTLLNSLGIAISVQECRSVFTGLTTQDTVHWAAARLGPRTPPDLARQIEEMEIRAVASEVVPLPGVSECLAQLTCPCAVVSNGSLAKMRASLTSSGLIQRFEGRLFSSEQVARGKPDPAVYLLAAHALECEPCDCWVVEDSIAGIESGMSAGMRVFGLTGHLTATEITAARATPVGSFYELVPFLPHA; encoded by the coding sequence GTGAGCCGTCCTTGCGCAGTTCTCTTTGACTGCGACGGCACCCTCGTCGATACCGAACAGGTCTGCAATTCCGGGCTCACCACGCTTCTAAACTCCCTCGGCATCGCCATCTCGGTGCAGGAGTGCCGCTCGGTCTTCACCGGCCTGACAACCCAGGACACCGTCCACTGGGCGGCGGCAAGGCTCGGACCGCGGACCCCACCCGACCTCGCCCGTCAGATCGAGGAGATGGAAATCCGCGCGGTCGCGTCGGAGGTCGTGCCACTGCCTGGCGTGAGTGAGTGCCTTGCCCAACTCACGTGTCCGTGCGCAGTCGTCTCGAATGGCTCGCTCGCCAAAATGCGTGCGTCGCTCACTAGTAGCGGGCTCATCCAGCGATTTGAGGGCCGACTCTTCTCATCGGAGCAAGTGGCTCGCGGCAAGCCCGACCCGGCTGTGTACCTACTCGCTGCGCACGCTTTGGAGTGCGAGCCTTGCGACTGCTGGGTCGTGGAAGACAGCATCGCCGGGATCGAATCGGGCATGTCGGCGGGCATGCGAGTCTTCGGTCTGACCGGCCACCTCACCGCGACGGAGATCACTGCCGCGAGGGCAACCCCCGTCGGAAGTTTCTACGAGCTGGTGCCGTTCCTACCGCACGCCTAA
- a CDS encoding mechanosensitive ion channel, producing the protein MTLARIDFLTGLGMAATYLITLVVVTVLFAWIRPRKLTEALEAQAVRHDSLRSLRLGLALFAVALVFPWFFGKLPMEPSEKLTVDRLLGLSLIIGLTALLVGIWCVVIDLAIGRASGTNRSMGRIVLPFLRQMGRFAIIVVGLVVALSYVGVNVAGILAGLGIGGVAIALASKDSIENFFGAFTILVDMPFGVGDWIVVGTIEGEVEEVGLRSTKIRTFNDSLITMPNSTLIKASVENMGRRRKRRLRGLIRFSPPARPAALEEFSRRLQESINEQPEIDAALTRVAVSEIAADGVHVKYVAYAMVETVREEELVHQSLLTDALTLAQSLELEIFLRAN; encoded by the coding sequence ATGACGCTAGCTCGCATCGACTTCCTGACCGGGCTCGGCATGGCGGCCACGTACTTGATCACGCTGGTTGTTGTCACAGTTCTCTTCGCCTGGATCCGTCCTCGCAAACTCACGGAGGCGCTGGAAGCGCAGGCAGTGCGCCACGATTCGCTTCGCTCACTGCGCCTGGGATTGGCGCTGTTTGCCGTCGCTCTTGTGTTTCCGTGGTTCTTCGGGAAGTTGCCGATGGAGCCTTCGGAGAAGCTGACCGTTGACAGGCTGCTCGGCTTGAGCCTCATCATCGGACTGACGGCGTTGCTGGTCGGGATTTGGTGCGTCGTCATCGATCTGGCGATCGGGCGAGCAAGCGGGACGAATCGAAGCATGGGCCGGATTGTGCTGCCCTTCCTACGGCAGATGGGTCGCTTCGCCATCATCGTGGTCGGGCTGGTCGTAGCCCTGAGCTACGTGGGCGTCAATGTGGCAGGCATCCTCGCTGGCCTGGGCATCGGCGGTGTCGCGATTGCGCTGGCGAGCAAAGACAGCATCGAGAACTTCTTCGGCGCGTTCACGATTTTGGTGGACATGCCCTTCGGGGTCGGCGACTGGATCGTGGTCGGCACGATTGAGGGGGAAGTGGAGGAAGTTGGCCTGCGCAGCACCAAGATTCGCACTTTCAACGACTCGCTCATCACCATGCCGAACTCGACGCTGATCAAGGCGAGCGTCGAAAACATGGGTCGCCGACGGAAGCGTCGGTTGCGAGGGCTCATTCGATTCTCGCCTCCTGCTCGACCGGCGGCGCTTGAGGAGTTCTCCCGACGACTGCAAGAGAGCATCAACGAACAGCCTGAAATCGATGCAGCTCTAACGCGCGTGGCGGTCTCAGAGATCGCTGCGGACGGCGTCCACGTCAAGTACGTAGCCTACGCCATGGTGGAGACCGTGCGTGAGGAAGAACTCGTGCATCAATCACTCTTGACCGACGCGCTCACGCTGGCCCAGTCGCTGGAACTCGAGATCTTCCTCCGCGCGAACTAG
- a CDS encoding SRPBCC family protein, with protein MRTYTLNREVVVPAPLDEVFEFFSNADNLEKLTPASLRFKILTNRPIEMKPGALIEYQLRLLGVPFRWLTEITVWEPGIRFIDVQRKGPYLLWEHEHGFRAKGSSTVVTDSLRYAVPGGPLAPMFTRLFVRGQVERIFEYRSRAIAQLFGSENP; from the coding sequence GTGCGTACCTACACACTCAACCGCGAAGTTGTTGTCCCCGCGCCCCTCGATGAAGTGTTTGAGTTCTTCTCGAACGCCGACAACCTAGAGAAGCTCACCCCCGCCTCTCTCCGGTTCAAGATTCTGACCAACCGGCCGATCGAAATGAAGCCGGGCGCACTGATCGAGTACCAGTTGCGGCTATTGGGCGTCCCGTTCCGCTGGTTGACCGAGATCACCGTGTGGGAGCCCGGAATTCGGTTCATCGACGTGCAAAGGAAGGGGCCCTACCTGCTCTGGGAGCATGAGCATGGCTTTCGGGCAAAGGGTTCGTCCACAGTGGTCACCGATTCGCTACGCTACGCCGTGCCGGGTGGACCGCTCGCGCCCATGTTCACTCGGCTATTTGTCCGCGGACAAGTAGAACGGATTTTCGAGTATCGATCGCGGGCGATCGCCCAGTTGTTCGGGAGTGAAAATCCCTGA
- a CDS encoding alpha/beta hydrolase, whose protein sequence is MLAAMLALALVAPGDVDRGIYTIHYAMDGKGPAMVMIVGGPGFPGSTLEPLAAQIRHKTTTILFDQLGTGGSRSKSGKQLSLSLKATIEDLEALREHLGLKKWIVFGQSWGTFVGMTYASQHPERVSGLVLASNPEPNDEFGPTLDTHLRMRLTTEDAAKIAELEQEADSTPIESTRKLLWVYIPYYFYDLELGRKLRDKWDSNEFKPEVMFSLFADILPGSGFMQDLPRAMKRYRGPTLLLQGRQDPCGASAPFQIKEMLPQAKVVLIHKAGHFPWLEQPKAFTGPLLEFVDRVGNR, encoded by the coding sequence ATGCTTGCTGCAATGTTGGCTTTGGCATTGGTCGCACCGGGCGACGTCGACCGAGGGATCTACACGATCCACTACGCGATGGACGGGAAGGGGCCCGCGATGGTCATGATCGTGGGCGGTCCGGGCTTTCCGGGGTCGACGCTTGAGCCGCTCGCAGCGCAGATCCGGCACAAAACAACGACCATACTCTTCGACCAACTCGGTACCGGCGGCAGCCGATCCAAAAGTGGCAAGCAGCTCAGTCTCAGTCTGAAAGCCACGATCGAGGACCTGGAGGCGCTCCGCGAGCACCTCGGCCTCAAGAAGTGGATCGTCTTTGGTCAAAGTTGGGGCACCTTTGTGGGGATGACCTACGCTTCTCAACATCCGGAACGAGTCAGCGGACTGGTGCTGGCAAGCAATCCTGAGCCGAACGACGAGTTTGGTCCGACGCTAGACACCCACCTCCGCATGCGCCTGACGACCGAAGACGCAGCGAAGATCGCCGAGCTAGAACAAGAAGCGGATTCGACTCCGATCGAGTCGACGCGCAAGCTGCTGTGGGTCTACATTCCTTACTACTTTTACGACCTTGAGCTTGGCCGCAAGCTGCGCGACAAGTGGGACTCGAACGAGTTCAAGCCCGAGGTGATGTTCAGCTTATTCGCGGACATCTTGCCTGGCTCGGGGTTCATGCAGGATCTCCCGCGGGCGATGAAGCGGTATCGCGGGCCGACCCTATTGCTGCAGGGTCGTCAGGATCCGTGCGGCGCGAGCGCACCGTTCCAGATCAAGGAGATGCTGCCCCAGGCCAAAGTCGTGTTGATCCACAAGGCGGGCCATTTCCCATGGTTGGAGCAGCCCAAGGCGTTCACGGGGCCGCTACTCGAGTTTGTGGATCGGGTCGGCAATCGCTAG
- a CDS encoding DUF554 domain-containing protein gives MKIRLPWPGTLLNTLTVILGSALGLVLHQSLPAGLMDTALVGIGLVNLAMGVKMFMGSDSILMVAGAIVFGGVIGALCGITPGLDAAAETLRRSLGAEGDFNQGLVTASVLFCVGPMTLLGCVEDGLQGHSELLRIKSLLDGVASIFLAATLGAGVLASAAVVLIVQGAVTSMAKTLRPLVHDEVMQKQLTAVGGILILAIGLNLAKIAKIPTADYLPALVVAPAMLWASRRWRPA, from the coding sequence GTGAAGATTCGGCTGCCTTGGCCGGGCACGCTGCTCAATACCCTTACCGTGATCCTAGGGTCCGCACTAGGCCTGGTCTTGCACCAGAGCCTGCCCGCTGGTCTCATGGACACCGCGCTTGTCGGGATCGGCCTCGTGAATCTCGCGATGGGAGTGAAGATGTTCATGGGCTCAGACAGCATCCTCATGGTTGCAGGGGCGATTGTATTCGGCGGGGTCATCGGAGCCTTGTGCGGCATCACTCCCGGACTCGATGCGGCGGCGGAGACGCTACGCCGGTCACTCGGTGCGGAAGGCGATTTCAATCAGGGGCTGGTGACGGCAAGCGTGCTCTTCTGTGTGGGGCCGATGACTCTCCTGGGCTGCGTGGAGGATGGTCTTCAGGGGCACTCAGAGCTGTTGCGTATCAAGTCGCTCCTCGATGGAGTGGCTTCGATCTTCTTGGCCGCGACGCTCGGGGCGGGTGTGCTCGCGAGTGCAGCCGTCGTGCTGATCGTCCAGGGAGCAGTGACCTCGATGGCGAAGACCCTGCGTCCGCTGGTGCATGATGAAGTCATGCAGAAGCAGTTGACGGCAGTTGGCGGCATCCTCATCCTTGCGATTGGTTTGAATCTCGCGAAGATCGCCAAGATTCCGACCGCCGATTACCTTCCCGCGCTGGTCGTCGCTCCCGCAATGTTGTGGGCATCCAGGCGATGGAGGCCCGCATGA
- the mtnA gene encoding S-methyl-5-thioribose-1-phosphate isomerase, with product MAIRPMVWQDSTLHMLDQRLLPLRTEWVPLTSWRQVESSIRDMVVRGAPAIGIAAAYGIVLAALEGADLSEAAAGLAASRPTAVNLFWALDRMGRVGSSDPAVLLQEAQMIESEDLEMNQSIGRNGAEFVRHGARILTICNTGALATAGHGTALGIIRTAHADGKEIFVYSCETRPRQQGLRLTAWELTQDRIPFKSIVDGAACSLMAAGQVDLVVAGADRIAANGDSANKIGTFALAVQAAHFGIPFYIAAPSSTLDPSLPDGTCIPIEERAAEEITTIEGQRVAPEGCPVWNPGFDVTPAALIRAIITERAAYRAPYEFLSH from the coding sequence ATGGCGATTCGTCCCATGGTCTGGCAGGACTCCACCCTGCACATGCTCGATCAGCGACTGCTCCCCCTTCGTACCGAGTGGGTTCCGCTGACCTCTTGGCGGCAGGTCGAGAGCTCGATCCGGGACATGGTCGTCCGCGGTGCCCCTGCCATCGGGATCGCCGCAGCCTACGGCATCGTCCTGGCCGCCCTTGAAGGCGCAGACTTGAGCGAGGCAGCGGCCGGTTTGGCCGCGAGCCGACCCACCGCCGTCAACCTCTTTTGGGCGTTGGACCGGATGGGACGGGTGGGTTCTAGCGATCCCGCGGTCTTGTTGCAGGAAGCTCAGATGATTGAGAGCGAAGACCTGGAGATGAACCAGTCGATCGGGCGAAACGGGGCCGAGTTCGTTCGGCACGGGGCGCGCATCCTCACGATCTGCAACACGGGCGCGCTCGCTACCGCAGGCCACGGCACGGCACTGGGGATTATCCGTACCGCTCATGCCGATGGGAAGGAGATCTTCGTGTACTCGTGCGAGACTCGGCCACGGCAGCAGGGGTTGCGGCTGACCGCTTGGGAATTGACGCAAGATCGAATTCCGTTTAAGAGCATCGTGGACGGCGCGGCGTGCTCGCTGATGGCGGCGGGGCAAGTCGATTTGGTGGTGGCTGGTGCAGACCGGATCGCGGCCAACGGTGACAGCGCGAACAAGATCGGTACCTTCGCCCTTGCGGTCCAGGCGGCGCATTTCGGGATTCCGTTCTACATCGCCGCGCCGAGTTCGACGCTCGACCCTTCGCTGCCGGATGGCACGTGCATCCCGATCGAGGAACGAGCGGCGGAGGAGATCACCACCATCGAGGGGCAGCGGGTTGCGCCCGAAGGGTGTCCGGTCTGGAATCCAGGGTTTGACGTAACTCCCGCCGCGCTGATCCGCGCGATTATCACGGAGCGGGCCGCATACCGTGCGCCGTACGAGTTTCTGTCACACTAG